Sequence from the Cryptococcus neoformans var. grubii H99 chromosome 3, complete sequence genome:
CcaggagaagagagtaGGCAGCCTGCCggatgatggatgaaggatCAGTTATTGCCTACGGATGCAATTCGGGGTCAGTACCCCAATACCATACATTCAGAGAAAACTTGACGTACTTCCATGACTATCTGACCTAGTTTTGGGCCTTCCGAAACAACCACGGGCGCCGATAATCTCAACACGCACATACCGATACTTGTAAGCCCGAATAGATAGCCCGAgttcctcgtcatcttctcagGCGATTCTTTGGAGCTCGAGAGCGACAGTTGTGAGAGAGCACTGGTCATGGGATCGGAACTGTCCGTAGAACTTGAGGACGGAGCAGGATGCCTGGTAAGGAAACGATCGAGAGATGAACGgagattgaaaagaagaagcatcGGGTCAGAGATTTGGACGAGGAGGGATATCAGAGCGTTAGTGGACTCGAGCACCTATACAGCATGAAAAAAAATTAGCATGTACGTCAGTATTGATAGCAATGACATCGAAGACTTGCAACGGCATCACGGCTTTCTCTCAACCTGAACAACCCGTGGCACAGTCTCTGCGTACCATCGACCAATGGCCATTGATGTTGAACGATTTCCCAGAGGACAACCAATCCTTGCTCAAGAAGTTCCTTATCCTAACCCGAAAGACGGCGTTCAGCGGGGAAAAAATGTTTTgccaaaaagaaagaaaaactAACCTTGTCTGGTCTCAAAAAGTCTATTAGGCCATCCATGACCCTGTCAAACAGCCCCTCCCAgactctcttctctccttcaaacgctcctctttcctcttcgtcctcttcgACAATTGATTCGGGACGGACGGGATGCGAGTTGCAGAAGAGTGCGATTTTTTGGAGGTTCTTGAGTGTTGGTGCGCCCGATTCCAGGGCTTCAATATCAGGCAATATGgcagatgaaggtgatggagCAAGAGATTTGAGGGGCGAAGCTTTTTCCAGTACTGGTAATAAAAGCATCATGGCGTCTCAGCTAATGATAGTTTACTACAATGcttggaaaagaaagacaaaCTCACACTCCTGCCTTTTCACCCACCAACTCCTCTCATGTCGTCtctccttcagcttctgCATCATCTGAGGAGTCACTGCCTCTGGTCTTGGAGAGTCTTTCCATGCTGGACTACGAATATCACCACTGCTTCTAAGAGCACTAGTCTTAGGGTTAAGCGGCGTTTGGAATGCCTCAGAATTGGGCCTCGAGCTGATTATCTTTTCGCGGTCGATGTTTCTATTACGTGAATTAGGTAAAGGCGTAGTTGTAGGTATTGCTATTGATCGTATAGGGGTTGATGGCGCATGACCGAAAGTCGAGATAGAGAAAGCATTATCCTGTTGAGATTCCGGTTGCTCTAATTCAGGCTCGAGTTGTTGGCTCTGTTCAACCTGCTCCACTTCATCCTGCACCGCTGGAGGAAGTTCCTGGTCTGTATTACCCTCATCTCCAGatttttgttcttctttcagcGTAAGTACGTCAGCTTCAGACTCAGCATTATTTCCAGCCACCTCTACAAATTCGGATAtagctcttcttccttccccaactGAATGGCGTCCATGATAAGTCGAGACCTGTCTTAACGGGGATTCGCCCAATCCCAAACCCGAACTCAAAGGTGGAGACGGTAATTTGGGTGGGCTCCTTGCCAAATCAGGCGTAAGGCTTGTCGATCGCGATCGCAGGGGCGAGTCGACCTCGATCTTCGTCTGGATAGGGAACTGAGTAGGTTTgggagagggtgaaggTCTGGTGCGAGTAACCGATGAACTAGGTGTGGGTGAACGAACGGGGCTAGGGCTGGAAGATTCGATATGTCTTGCAAGCCCCACAGCAGAGCTCGATCTTGGTAGACCCGTGACAGAAGCGTGCTGAACACCCGGTGAAGCAGACACTGGGTTCGACACCACTCTAGGAGACCCTGCATTCGTCTCTTGCGCTCGCTTGCCAGCTTCTTTCACAGCTCGCCTCCTTTCTGCAAGCATCGCCTTGAGGTCCATCTTTTTAGATGGGGGCTTTGTAGTTGCAGAGCTTGGGGCACTTCtagttgatgaagaggggtAGGTAGGCATAGGGGAAGGCGCCGTTCTCGGATTAGCTTTCTCGAGCTGCTTCCTCGCCTGCCCATCCAGACTGTTCATCAAGACTTCTGCTTTGCTTCTCCATACTTCGTAATACCTCCAGAATACTTGCCTTGCCACTTCTCTCACACCCGGGTTTACGTCTGCCAATGCTTTCCTGAATGCGCCATCCAGCGTATCACTCAAACCTGACGTCGCGTCGATTTGGTGTTTGGCATGTGAAGCATGGACAATTAGGAATGTTTTGAGGTGGTTGGCTGAGTAGGCACGAGTCTGGACATTTTTTTCTTGGATTCCGGAAGCGATGTGATTGATAAAGATACGAGGATGAACGGTAGTGTGAGTAATAATAGATGTTACGGCGGTTTGGGAGCGATCGGCGATGAGCTTTTTGGTAAAGCCCCTGTACATTGATGTTAGATCTTTCATTATTATCTACAACGGTACCTACGACATCTTTCCCAATATAGGTAAGAGGAATTCGACAAAATTGTCGAACACCGCACCTAAACCTTCTGGAAGCTCTTTGAGAAGGTAACAGCTTTGTTGTGCCACTGTTGTCCTCAGACTTAGTACCTAAAGGTTGATCAGACCTATGAGCTTAAGTAACAAAACCATACTTACAGTTTTCGACACTCCTTCCACAATGCCACCCTTCAATCCGGCTATGAAAGCAGCCTGATACTTGACATGTGCTTGTCCTTTCATCATACCTCGTATGCGAACGatgcttctttctcttggCGCCCAGTTTTCTTCAGTCTCTTTACCCTCAAAGAAAGGCAACATGGAGTGGAATTCCCTCTCGAGGTCTTGCGGAGAAGCGATCTGCAGGTAATGTCAGTGATAAGTTTCGCAAGTCCGAAAATAAGCGTACATAGACGacatccacatcatctGCTTGTGAAAGAGCAGGAGTAGCCGCTCCTGACTTACTAGCACCTTCCTCCTTACCCACTTCAGGATTCACAACGGCAGGAGTCGAACGGTCAGACCCTTCACCACTAAGAATACGTGTAATGATATCATCTGCTATGGTCTTTCGTACATTTCTCGCGACTAGCAGCCTTTTGAATTCTGATCGAGCAGCGGGTGGGGTCGATGAGGGCGATAAGAGCTCAACGACAGTCTCGAGTCGTCTTCTGTCAGCTTTATATATGTAAGGGGCAATGGACGACTCACCTCCCTGGCTTGATCCCTAACATTCCCATCTCCGTCCTCCAACAGATCTACTAAAATCCCTAGCCATGCCTTAAGCCCCATCTTCGCACCTTCTTTACTTCTCACCTTTGTTAACACCTTCATACCCTCCACTTTCGACCGCCAAGCTTTGCCTTGAAGCACATCTTTCAGGTGTCTTTCCCATAAATGAGGAAGCGTTTCGTGAGGTTTCGATTTGGTGGTCGTACTTGATGATAGACTTCCAGCCTTTAGACTGCCACTAGAATTGAGGTTCGAGGCTGGCACAGGCGGTTCGGCTTCCCAACTCAGTTCCCCAAGGATGACGATCGCATTGCTCGCTGCCGAGTGTATTCTCTCTTTTGCGTCATTGAGTTTTTCCAGTAGGGCCGGAAGAACCTGAAGGAGTGCTAGGCGTAAATGGGTCGTGGGATGCTTAGGAatgagagggaggaagtatgggagaaaggaagagagaacGGAGGATAGCAAAAGGGAGTGGGGTGTACGGATGAGAGGAGGTAaaatgaggaggaaggggtcAATAACATTTGCTGGAAGCTGATATCCGTTAGCAATATACCCACGGGAATAAACTTACCTCTtctacatcttcaagcTGCAACCCAAAGAACTGTATGATGTCGACTTTCTTGTCGGGATCTATTCATGTAGTGGTAAGCTGGTCTCCGTGGCTAACACTGCGGAGCAGACATACCTGCTGCTTTAAGCTTCGCGAGAGTGGCCTCTATCTCGGATTCTGTTAGTGTTTTAGGCATGATCTAATGGCTATAGGGataaagaaggagaagacggatGAAAATAGAGGATGAACAACGCAGGGATCACATCGATATGACGGACGCGACGCGCCGACACAAAACAACCAGGCGTCAATAAAAACACGGAGAAGATTATTTATTGTGAGCAAGTGTCCCCTTCAATTGTGCTGCATACATATATGAACGTAAAACATTGCACAGTACACTACCTCTAGGCGCAGGGAGAGCTATGTATAATCTACTACATGGAATCTACGTAAACACAGCCGGATGGCGAATGTTATTTCTCTGTCTTTCGAGGACCTTGTTCCAGCGCTTCTTTCACCTCTGGGGTGTTCTTGACTTGGTCCCAGACCGGCCTAGGGATTTCTACCATTCTACAAAGCAGTCATCGCCATGTTTAATGGAAAGTACCTGTAGAAGAGCCGTCAAACTTACTGTGTTGAACGGCCATAACTGCATATGCCACATTAGATGTCAGCCCACTTCGGAGTATAGATCTATGGCTCTTTGACCTACGAAATTCCACCCAGCCTTGACATGGGTCTTAGTTTCTCGGTAAGTATCTTCATTTGATCTTGTGGGTCCAATACAAATTCTTTCTGCTCATTAAGGAAAGATTAACCTTATATCTCTTTACAGGCgttaaaaaaaaacactTGCAACTTGGAAACGTTTAATCTTTCCCAAGACTACGGCTTGGGTGGGCTTTCCTTTATCTCCTATGAGGTCGTACCAATGCAAGACTTCACACTCCATAGTGAATGCTGATTCGGCGACGTGTGGCGGCCTCACAGTCCTTGAGTCTGACAGTGAGTCTCGACATCATCATGCAAATCCCGTCCCTACTTACTCCGATGAACGTTGTGTGAGGCCGGAGAGGGCCCACTCATCGACATTGTATGGTGCGTCGATTGATGTAAAGTTAGCGGCTTCTAAAAAGGGCTCCGAAATGATAGAGACGCAAAATTCCTTGGTCTCTTTGATGTTATGGCTGGTGTCTGTTTAAAGTCATTCGGTAAATCTtgcgatgatgatgaagcgCCTACCTTTTAGGCCATCAGTGAGCTTCCCTGCTGCCACAGAAATCATGATAGTTGGAGGATTGTGACAGACAGCGGCAAAATAAGACATGGGAGCCAACTAAGAGACTGTCAATGGGAAGCAACTAGGTGGGGGACGTCTGGCGTACGTTGGCTTTTCCATCGGACCCCATGCTGGAGACGAAAGCGATCGGTCTGGGTGTCTGAAGAGATTTCATGGACTTCAGCGTCCATACTCTCCTATCTTCACTGAGATGCGACACACAATACCTGAAATCATCATCTAAAGAGTGTGTCAGCATCGCTCCATCAGATGATGGAACCCATCTCACTTTGTAGACATCGCCGCCGGCTTGCTCTTCCGGGTTGATACTCCTCCATTTGGCATCATTCGGTTGGAATTCTCCGGCACAGGGCTGTAAGAAGATGACTTCATTAGTTTTGACAGCCCATGTCGAGACGGAGCCATTCTGATCCTACCAGGTCGTTCAGTCCTTGTCCAGGTTTAAACCTTGGGTTGGGAGTCTTCGTAACTACTGGCGTAAAGTTTCTGTCGAACTCTGGCCTTGAAGCTTCAACCTCTGGTACAGACCAGACATTACTGATCAGCCCCCGATGCGAATACTATTTGACTTCAAGTATAGCTGGTCTGAGATTATGGTCCTCACTGCTCACCGATGAATGGTGGGTGTCtactcatcttcctcggcCTATTCGATGATGTGTGCGTGCTTGCAGAGTTGTCAAGCTGTTCAAAACGGCGGTCTTTGACTGGATTTGTCGGTCGATATTCAGCGATGCTCGGAAACTCCAGGGAACTAAGAATATAATACAGAGCTGGGTACAGGAATTGGTTTGAATAGTTTGGGATGATCATTGATGGGCGAAGCATCTCCACATCCGTTGTCCGTCCTCCACCTTGCTACGCGCTCAATGACGCAAAAGATCGGCGTCCATCGATCGATAGCAAGAAAGATAGAATATAGGTCGGTATCCGAGACATGACACCAATAACTGAATGGTGTGAGATACGGAAAACGTAGCCTGCCCTCGTAACAAGCTTAGCTTACTGATGTCGTTACTGGAAGAGGTATAGAAGATATTGATGAAAAGGTGTTCTGTACGAGGCATACATGACAGCACCTCGAGTTTATAACTTCATTTTTGGCTGAGCAAACATGCAATGGCGAAGTGTCCGAGTGGTTATGGAGTGTCGTTCAGGTGTGAAACGCCGGCATGCTTTGCGCGTGGGTTCGAATCCCACCTTCGTCAACAgatttttttctttttgttttttgcATCCTGTTATTACCTTTTTTTGCACCATGAGGTAATTAGATTCCGTTATAACTCCGCGATTCGCCGTCATCGTCCAGCAAGTTCgttctcatcatcatcataacatcctttcttttcataTTTAAGATAAAAAAACAATCAAAACATGCCTTCAAGAGGCCGCTCAACGACCCCCAAGTCACTCACTCCAGACCGCTCTCCGGCCAGGTCTTATCTCTCTCGATCTAGATCCCCCTCTAGGTCCAGGTCAAGGTCGCCCCTTCCCAGAAAGCCTTCACTTCGAGATGCCGACATGGGCGCGCCCGGAGGTGGCCAATACAAGGTCGTCGTGGTGTCTGGATTGAGCAAGAATGTCATGAAGGGTCATTTGGACGAGATCTTTTCAGAGTATGGGCGGATCACTGGGATTGATTTGCCGTTGTTTAAAGTTTGTAAGTCTGTCATATTCCTTTTTGCTGGGCGAATACGCGCGTCGTATCAGGTCGATAGCGATGGTGCTGACTGAAACGGTAGCTGGACTGAATAAGGGTAAGGCTGCAATTGAGTTTGATACCCCTGCCGCGGCGTCAAAGGCAGTCAAGTGTATGGATGGTGGGCAGTTGGATGGATCTTTCCTCAACGTTCAGGTAAGTTTGTTAATCAAGCCCATGCATGGACTAGCTATTGACGAACAGCGATAGATTTCGGAAcaccctctccctcctcctcaagctccttctcctcgtcgtcgatCCCTATCTCGTTCGCGCAGCCGCTCTCCTCCCGCCCGTCGTCGCCGTTCACTCTCCCGATCTCGTTCCCCCTCTCCCCGCCGAGGCGGCCGTGGCCCCTCTTACGGACGACGCCGCTCATACTCTCGTTCGCGTTCGCCCCCCAGGTACCGTGGTGGACGAGACTCATTCCCTGGACGAAACGGTTACGGTCCTGGACCTTCTGGCGGTcgcggtggtggtggcggcCGAGGGGGATTCTCAAGAGGCGGCGGGCCGCTCCCTCCCGGAGGAAGGGACAATGGATGGAGGCGAGAGAGGAGTCCTCCGGTGCCTGTGCGTAAATGGGGTGAGCGCGGCGGGCCTAGGAGGCCGTCCCCGGAGTATGGCCGCGGTGGGAGGTCAATCTCGCGTTCAGTCAGCCCGCGAGGTCCGCGTGGTGGTGCGAGGTCGCGTTCGCCTGTCAAACGACGCGCGAGTGTTAGTAGGAGCAGGAGCCCCGTTAGGAGGAGGAGTAGAAGCAGGGCGAGGAGTTACTCTAGGGGACGGAGTGTTAGTatgagcaggagcaggagcaggtCTCCTCCCCCTAGGAAGAGGTACAGCCCCAGCAGGAGTAGAAGTAGGAGCAGCACCAGGAGCATGAGCATTGATAGGAGTAGAAGTGGCACCAGAAGCCCTAGGAAGTAAAAAAAGCGAATATGTAAATTGATTATATAGTCATACTGGAATGAATTTCAAAGCTGGTTAACCTCTAAATGTAGGTTCATATCTCGTTTAGGAAACATGGTTCGTTACAGTCGGAGGGTCTTGTTTGATAAAATAATGTCACGCATTCAATAGATGAATGCTCATCATTTGGATCTTGACTGCACGGGCGACTTCTGTGTGTTGCCTTGGGCCAGACAATGATTTGACCTTAAAAAGGATCTACAACTACTACAAGCGAAATCACCTTTTTTCATTCCGCATCCCTTTTTGTATAATACGCAAAATACTATCCCATGGTATATCCAGGACCTTTGTATATTCAACTTCACTGTCTCCCACAAATATTACGACGACGCTAGATCATGTATTAAATAAGAATtagaaagaaaaaaaaaagtggGAGAAAGAACCGAGTAAAGGGAAAAAGCTCGAAAGACTTTGACAAGGCCGATAGATAGAGAGCTCGTAATACAGTCGATGGGCAATCTTCTTTTACTTGGACTTATGTCCGGGCGAAAGAGCGTGCTTGATCTACAGGTAGAGACGTCATCAgtattcttccttcccatcaTTGCGCTTGGGAATAAATGGAAACGCGACAGACCTTGGCAAGGAAACcaggcttcttcttcacagaTCCAGGTTCATTGCTAGACTCCTTTCCTTGGGTGGGCGTGGAGGTAGAAGTAGGCTTAGTCCCAGCAGGGGTACTTGGGGCGGCTGTATTTGAAGCACCAGTGGTAGTAGAACCAGCACCACCAGCTTCGGCGGCACCGGCGGCACCGGCGGCAGCTCCACCGGCACCAgctgcagcagcaggcaCAGATGTTCCGTTAGTCGTCGCAGCTATCGTCTTGGAAGGTGTGGCGGTTGTTCCAGTCGCGCTGCTAGCAGGTTGAGAAGTCTCGGCCGTAGTAGCAGCAACAGTCgcagggaaggaaggggaagttTCGGCCTTGACACCTGATTGAGGAACTTGTGCTCTGGCATTGGAAGCGGACCCTACTCCAGCACCAGTACCTTTACCCGCGTCCTCAGACTTGAGCTTCAAGTTATCTTCGGGGGTATCAGGagcagcagccttcttAGCCTCGGCCACTTCAGGCTTCTCACCAGTCGCGCCTGTGGGGTAagtttcttcctccctcttggccttctttgCGTCAACACCGGGAGCGGCATCGATGGGCTTTGTACCGGCAGTATCCCTGAGGTCAGTGCTCTCCAGAGATCGGTCCTTCTTGGGGTCTTTAGGCGCGATTGTTGTAAATACAGGGGCAGGTACGGCTTGGTGGTTCATGTCTGCTGTTTCGGGTTGCGCAGGAATGTCATTCTTGATGTCTTTCTCTTTGTTGTCTGTAGTAGAAGTGGTATGGCCGAGATTGGAAGACCCATCGGCAGGGTAAGAAGCTGTGTAATCCAACCAATCACTCAGCCCTTTATCCACGCTCACAGTATCAACCTCCTTCGAGGGCGGCAACGACAACGACGTACTCTTCGGTGCCTGCTCATTTGGCAACGGCATAGCCACCTGCTCTGTCACTCCTGTTGTGCTACTAGCCCCAATGGTCTCAGACTTGAGTTGGGCGACCTTTTCGTCGAGCGCGGCGACAGCGGAAGCGGGAGGTGCGGATCCCTGAGGGGAAGTGGCGTCAGTTGCGGCATCGACCTTTTCGAGGCTGGCGACATTGATGCCTCGCGCTCGGGCTTCTTCAACGGACAGCTAAAAAAGAAGTAAAGAGGTTACGTACATTAGTTTCAGTCTGCCTCACATTAGCGCTTTCGCGCAAAAAATTAAGGAGGGATGAAAGCTTACAGGACTAGAGTGTGTAAGGTCAACACCAGTCGCCTTCTCTACGGCGGCAGCTGCACCGCCTACAACAGATCCGAAGGTGGCCATGGCAGCCGCACCGTACTCGgcagccttctccgcaAGACCatgctcttctccaacaGTAGCGATTGGAGCTTCACCAATGTTAGCGGCAGCAGCGACCATTTCGATTTGTTGAGGAGTGGCGTCGACAGCGGTAACTCGGACGGCACCTGAACTGTCAGTGGTGGCAGCTACAGCCGGGTCGATAGGCTCGTCAGCCTTGGCGGCGGTATCAGCAGAAGCGGCAGTTGATCCGGGGATGGGACCAGGGGCCTTCACGTCCTTGGCAGTACCCTTCTCAGTAAGACCAGCTTTCTTGTCTGTAGGGACGGCAATGGCGACAGGGACAGGACCGGGGGAAAGAGTGTCCTTGGCAGTTCCCTTCTCAGCGACCCCAGCCTTGTCGGCAGCAGCCTTGTTGTCGAAAGGAGTAGCACTCTCAACGGGGGCCTTGTCCTTAATCTTGGTCTCGGCTGTAGGAGTGGTATCAGAACCAATGGCGGTGGTTGTAGTTATGCCAGAGGTGGGGGCTGTCTCGGCACCGACGACAGGCTTGCCCAGAATAGGAGCACCAACGGCAGCACcaggagcagcagcagcaatcAAAGCCTCAGGATTGGTCTTCTGGCCACCGGTTGTGGCAGGAGTAGTGTCAGCAGTGTCGGCAGGGGGGACGGCGGTGGCTGAAGGTTTGGAAGTCGCATCCTTCATGGCGGGGTCCTTGGCATGAGCAGAGGCAGCCGCGGCACCGGCAGCACCAGCAGAGGTTGAAGCACCGGTGGCACCAGTGGCCGTTGACTTGTCCACAGTTTTTTGGTCATCAGGGCCTTCGGGAGCAGTGTAGACGTTGTTCATGTTTCCAGCGGCATCTAATCCCTTGTCAGCTCTTTCAGGGCCAAGAGAACGGAACAAACCCACCCCATTCCTTtgcctcatcttccctAACCTTCCACTCTCCATCAACCACATACTTGAACGCCTGCTTCTCTCCCCATGGAACGGAAACCTCGGCCATGAAACTTCCATCTGATTGTTTCTTGAGAGGCGTGGCAGTGGCAGACCAGTCGTTAAAGTTACCGGCGACACAGACCTATTCATTGGTTGGCGGTAGGTGCGGAGTCAAGTTGAGTGATGCATTTAGAAGCGAAGCGCGGGAAGAAACGAGCGGAAACACATAGTCAGCAGACGAAGCCCACATTTGACACGACTTGAGGGATGGATGGTTCGACGAGGTGGACATTTCCGCCCTGATTTGTTTACTCGGCAGTTGGGGATTTGGGAGTGGGGAAGGCGCAGGAACGGGTCAGGGGCGGTCGGCAGAACTCACTGTTTGTGCGCCTGCGCCCCAGGTGAAGGTGGCGAGATGCTGTTGGGTCATTGTTCGTGAATGTTTCTGTTACTGGTgcggatggaagaaaagagatgcAAATGGCCGAATGAATGGGAAATGGATAAAATGGCAGTGACCCCCAGCTAGTTCCGTTTTCATGACGTACTCTTCTGGAGGCCTCGGCTGCCGGAAGCGGAAACAAATAAATTAATTATTTACGTAAGTAGATCctggtggaggcagaaACACCCCGCTCCGTCGTCTGCCACTATTACCACGGACGCGTTTTGGTTCATTATTGCATCATATATATTCTACTTGTCTCGGCAAGATGCTGTCCACCAGATCAGTTGCTATACTATCGGCCCTTACTATGGGCGCTGTGGTACTTGCTGGCGCTTAcatggagaaggtgatCTATTATTCTTTATCTTCGCCGTGGTGACACACGGACCGGCCTAACTAATGCCTGAATCATGAACCGTAGGGCCAATACTTCTTCGAAGCACCGGCAAAACAGGTAGAGGGAACATCTATGAAAAAGGTCTTTGCAACGTTGTTTCCTTTTAAAAGTCCCGCTTGGAACTCTAGTGAGTAATCAGTAATGTTACATTGTTGTCTTGGATACTGATGATGCACAGTCCTCGCAACTTTCTACATATCCAGTATACCCAACTTTATCCTCCTTGCTGTACCAGCCAGTCTTGACCCTACATCTTTGAATACCATGATATCTTTCGCTACCGGTGGCCTTTTGGGAGACGTCTTCTTACATTTGGTGCCGCACGCCTTTTTTGGAGAGGGTCATGAAGCAAACAGGAGtctggtggtggaagaaaagaggaataTCGTGATTGGGTAGGTTAACTTATGACGATACAAAGCTTGAGTTGATTATGGTCTAGTGGGGCCATCTTCCTTGGTTTCGCATGCTTCTTTGTATTGGATAAGACCATGAGGGTCCTCAGCTCCTCAGCCGGCGGGGAGGGCGGTGATTACCATTCGCATTCCCATAGCCATAGCCATAGCCACAGCCACACATCCTCCGGCCACTCATCCTCCATTGAAGCGGAGAAAGACAACGGGCTGCGCCAACGCAAATCCCCCGTCTCGCCCTCCACCGACTCTGCTTCAGCCGATATCCAAGCCGCTTTTACTTCTCAAGATGAAAAAACAGCCAAAGAAGCAAACCCCTCACTCAAGCTTTCAGCTTACCTTAATTTGTTTGGCGACTTTACCCACAACATTACCGATGGTCTTGCCATGGCCGCCAGCTTTTACAGCAGTCCTGCTTTGGGAGCTGTCACCACTATAGCAACATTCTGTCATGAAATTCCCCACGAAGTGAGTACTTTTTTCTTGCAGATTTCCAGTCAAGCTCTTACGACATGCAAAATGGCCACGTAGATCGCAGA
This genomic interval carries:
- a CDS encoding protein STU1, giving the protein MPKTLTESEIEATLAKLKAADPDKKVDIIQFFGLQLEDVEELPANVIDPFLLILPPLIRTPHSLLLSSVLSSFLPYFLPLIPKHPTTHLRLALLQVLPALLEKLNDAKERIHSAASNAIVILGELSWEAEPPVPASNLNSSGSLKAGSLSSSTTTKSKPHETLPHLWERHLKDVLQGKAWRSKVEGMKVLTKVRSKEGAKMGLKAWLGILVDLLEDGDGNVRDQARETVVELLSPSSTPPAARSEFKRLLVARNVRKTIADDIITRILSGEGSDRSTPAVVNPEVGKEEGASKSGAATPALSQADDVDVVYIASPQDLEREFHSMLPFFEGKETEENWAPRERSIVRIRGMMKGQAHVKYQAAFIAGLKGGIVEGVSKTVLSLRTTVAQQSCYLLKELPEGLGAVFDNFVEFLLPILGKMSGFTKKLIADRSQTAVTSIITHTTVHPRIFINHIASGIQEKNVQTRAYSANHLKTFLIVHASHAKHQIDATSGLSDTLDGAFRKALADVNPGVREVARQVFWRYYEVWRSKAEVLMNSLDGQARKQLEKANPRTAPSPMPTYPSSSTRSAPSSATTKPPSKKMDLKAMLAERRRAVKEAGKRAQETNAGSPRVVSNPVSASPGVQHASVTGLPRSSSAVGLARHIESSSPSPVRSPTPSSSVTRTRPSPSPKPTQFPIQTKIEVDSPLRSRSTSLTPDLARSPPKLPSPPLSSGLGLGESPLRQVSTYHGRHSVGEGRRAISEFVEVAGNNAESEADVLTLKEEQKSGDEGNTDQELPPAVQDEVEQVEQSQQLEPELEQPESQQDNAFSISTFGHAPSTPIRSIAIPTTTPLPNSRNRNIDREKIISSRPNSEAFQTPLNPKTSALRSSGDIRSPAWKDSPRPEAVTPQMMQKLKERRHERSWWVKRQELLEKASPLKSLAPSPSSAILPDIEALESGAPTLKNLQKIALFCNSHPVRPESIVEEDEEERGAFEGEKRVWEGLFDRVMDGLIDFLRPDKDKELLEQGLVVLWEIVQHQWPLVDGTQRLCHGLFRLRESRDAVVLESTNALISLLVQISDPMLLLFNLRSSLDRFLTRHPAPSSSSTDSSDPMTSALSQLSLSSSKESPEKMTRNSGYLFGLTSIGMCVLRLSAPVVVSEGPKLGQIVMEAITDPSSIIRQAAYSLLLAIQCVTHDSRKTLAFVPAMLQGQKDLAVHYMAQNGILEQIGLHKKATCEGETEREDDRDNMTGELTGLMSRGVIRE
- a CDS encoding flavoprotein oxygenase, variant 2, producing MEEYQPGRASRRRCLQNDDFRYCVSHLSEDRRVWTLKSMKSLQTPRPIAFVSSMGSDGKANLAPMSYFAAVCHNPPTIMISVAAGKLTDGLKDTSHNIKETKEFCVSIISEPFLEAANFTSIDAPYNVDEWALSGLTQRSSETVRPPHVAESAFTMECEVLHWYDLIGDKGKPTQAVVLGKIKRFQVKEFVLDPQDQMKILTEKLRPMSRLGGISYGRSTQMVEIPRPVWDQVKNTPEVKEALEQGPRKTEK
- a CDS encoding flavoprotein oxygenase is translated as MLRPSMIIPNYSNQFLYPALYYILSSLEFPSIAEYRPTNPVKDRRFEQLDNSASTHTSSNRPRKMSRHPPFIEVEASRPEFDRNFTPVVTKTPNPRFKPGQGLNDLPCAGEFQPNDAKWRSINPEEQAGGDVYKMMISGITPRPIAFVSSMGSDGKANLAPMSYFAAVCHNPPTIMISVAAGKLTDGLKDTSHNIKETKEFCVSIISEPFLEAANFTSIDAPYNVDEWALSGLTQRSSETVRPPHVAESAFTMECEVLHWYDLIGDKGKPTQAVVLGKIKRFQVKEFVLDPQDQMKILTEKLRPMSRLGGISYGRSTQMVEIPRPVWDQVKNTPEVKEALEQGPRKTEK
- a CDS encoding flavoprotein oxygenase, variant 1, whose product is MSRHPPFIEVEASRPEFDRNFTPVVTKTPNPRFKPGQGLNDLPCAGEFQPNDAKWRSINPEEQAGGDVYKMMISGITPRPIAFVSSMGSDGKANLAPMSYFAAVCHNPPTIMISVAAGKLTDGLKDTSHNIKETKEFCVSIISEPFLEAANFTSIDAPYNVDEWALSGLTQRSSETVRPPHVAESAFTMECEVLHWYDLIGDKGKPTQAVVLGKIKRFQVKEFVLDPQDQMKILTEKLRPMSRLGGISYGRSTQ
- a CDS encoding RNA-binding protein with serine-rich domain 1; amino-acid sequence: MPSRGRSTTPKSLTPDRSPARSYLSRSRSPSRSRSRSPLPRKPSLRDADMGAPGGGQYKVVVVSGLSKNVMKGHLDEIFSEYGRITGIDLPLFKVSGLNKGKAAIEFDTPAAASKAVKCMDGGQLDGSFLNVQISEHPLPPPQAPSPRRRSLSRSRSRSPPARRRRSLSRSRSPSPRRGGRGPSYGRRRSYSRSRSPPRYRGGRDSFPGRNGYGPGPSGGRGGGGGRGGFSRGGGPLPPGGRDNGWRRERSPPVPVRKWGERGGPRRPSPEYGRGGRSISRSVSPRGPRGGARSRSPVKRRASVSRSRSPVRRRSRSRARSYSRGRSVSMSRSRSRSPPPRKRYSPSRSRSRSSTRSMSIDRSRSGTRSPRK
- a CDS encoding solute carrier family 39 (zinc transporter), member 7, with the protein product MLSTRSVAILSALTMGAVVLAGAYMEKGQYFFEAPAKQVEGTSMKKVFATLFPFKSPAWNSILATFYISSIPNFILLAVPASLDPTSLNTMISFATGGLLGDVFLHLVPHAFFGEGHEANRSLVVEEKRNIVIGGAIFLGFACFFVLDKTMRVLSSSAGGEGGDYHSHSHSHSHSHSHTSSGHSSSIEAEKDNGLRQRKSPVSPSTDSASADIQAAFTSQDEKTAKEANPSLKLSAYLNLFGDFTHNITDGLAMAASFYSSPALGAVTTIATFCHEIPHEIADYSILIKSGFTKSQAMGSQFFTAVGAFVGTFLGIWIAETSGAGNAGAHGEGISLNIGEGLFGTSVAGGELVIPMTAGGFLYIASVSVIPELLEESRSGKQALREYAAMAFGVFCMGVIAWNE